The proteins below are encoded in one region of Silene latifolia isolate original U9 population chromosome 2, ASM4854445v1, whole genome shotgun sequence:
- the LOC141642944 gene encoding plant-specific TFIIB-related protein PTF2-like: MAACKRCKNKTLVTNDVTGDTVCSSCGVVQDFSNFHHQFGDGGGNFVTPGTTGSGHDYSYTDRKLYHSNNIIEDIANRLHLLDRAWEVKDMVNKVTDGEYGLGNWFSVLVGACCYIIMRQKNKVLTIDEVCDVVGSDLYEMGRMVGRVVDFLGLELPEFDVVGLLERTIRMFSGFKEVDKEKVEVMVKQGNFVVQCCIKWWLTTGRRPGPVAVAVLFFVAELNGFKVKIEEVAKEVNVGIATCKLRYKELREALVEVAKGLPWGNDINVKNIMRHAPCVIKYIEMKSMEDVGSLKKRGRGNGLEDFGDVHREDHKKSRSGNRLGEFDSNNDLRDLFGGDAAYKSDVGGSGVENGLQPDGEAHGKDSGCYSGNRDLKDLKASYENLAKLYSKFKAQFASNRITNRDEVHNYEDGLDDLDLHNEWWSGESELCEKLFLKQLEEKDVGLDALPPSYIRGCLAVKRRRKKIGAAKMRINDIRFPSTDEVLCTGIESSNDKCLSENVIHHKKRKSKRTKREEPHDIIDWEDFIIETLLLHKVKEEEIEKGHYKALLGLHVFTGSE, translated from the coding sequence ATGGCAGCTTGCAAGAGGTGCAAGAATAAGACTTTGGTAACCAATGATGTTACTGGAGACACTGTTTGTTCCTCCTGTGGTGTTGTTCAAGACTTCAGCAACTTCCACCACCAATTTGGCGACGGCGGTGGCAATTTTGTTACTCCTGGCACTACTGGTTCAGGCCATGATTACTCTTACACAGACCGTAAATTATACCACTCCAACAATATCATTGAGGATATTGCGAATCGACTACATCTATTAGATCGGGCTTGGGAGGTTAAAGACATGGTTAACAAGGTGACCGATGGCGAGTATGGTTTAGGCAATTGGTTTAGTGTCTTGGTTGGTGCTTGTTGTTATATTATCATGAGACAGAAAAATAAGGTTTTGACTATTGATGAGGTTTGTGATGTTGTGGGGAGTGACTTGTATGAGATGGGGAGGATGGTAGGAAGGGTGGTCGATTTTTTAGGGTTAGAGTTACCTGAATTTGATGTTGTTGGGTTGTTGGAGAGGACGATTCGTATGTTTTCTGGGTTTAAAGAGGTTGATAAGGAGAAGGTTGAGGTTATGGTGAAGCAGGGGAATTTTGTGGTCCAATGCTGTATAAAGTGGTGGTTGACTACAGGGAGACGGCCCGGGCCAGTGGCTGTGGCAGTATTATTTTTTGTTGCTGAGTTGAATGGATTTAAGGTGAAGATTGAGGAGGTGGCTAAAGAAGTTAATGTGGGGATAGCGACATGTAAGTTGAGGTACAAAGAGCTCCGGGAAGCACTTGTGGAGGTGGCAAAAGGATTGCCTTGGGGAAATGATATTAATGTCAAGAATATCATGAGGCATGCACCATGTGTAATAAAGTATATAGAGATGAAATCCATGGAGGATGTGGGGAGTTTGAAGAAGAGAGGCCGTGGGAATGGTTTGGAAGATTTTGGCGATGTGCATAGGGAAGATCATAAGAAAAGCAGGTCAGGCAATAGACTTGGTGAATTTGATTCTAATAATGATCTTAGGGATCTTTTTGGTGGGGATGCAGCATACAAGAGCGATGTTGGTGGTAGTGGTGTTGAAAATGGTTTACAGCCTGACGGTGAGGCTCATGGCAAAGATAGTGGTTGTTATTCTGGTAATCGCGACTTGAAGGATCTCAAGGCCTCATATGAGAATTTAGCAAAACTCTATTCCAAGTTCAAGGCCCAGTTTGCAAGTAATAGAATTACTAACAGGGATGAAGTCCATAATTATGAAGATGGACTTGATGACCTTGATCTTCATAATGAATGGTGGAGTGGGGAATCAGAGTTGTGTGAAAAGCTCTTCTTGAAGCAGTTAGAGGAGAAAGATGTTGGATTGGATGCACTTCCACCATCTTATATTCGCGGTTGCCTGGCAGTTAAGAGGAGAAGAAAAAAGATTGGAGCAGCTAAGATGCGCATTAATGACATTCGTTTCCCTTCAACTGATGAGGTTTTGTGTACTGGAATCGAAAGCAGTAATGATAAATGTTTATCCGAAAATGTTATTCATCATAAGAAGAGAAAAAGTAAACGTACAAAGAGAGAGGAGCCACATGATATTATCGATTGGGAAGATTTTATCATCGAGACGCTTTTGCTACACAAAGTAAAGGAGGAGGAAATTGAAAAGGGCCATTACAAAGCCTTGCTCGGCCTACATGTTTTTACAGGATCTGAATAA